One genomic segment of Choristoneura fumiferana chromosome Z, NRCan_CFum_1, whole genome shotgun sequence includes these proteins:
- the LOC141439318 gene encoding uncharacterized protein isoform X1, producing MKGPSWLTFDREQWQVPPQLCSAVVEEAKQVALASHEAPESYMSTVFQRFSKWWRLLRTFAYVYRFVHNSRHPSNKLKGPISIKELKEATNKIVLLVQKEEFSKEFQILTSDVDRNDCKFTVNQIKYLNIFKDENDCLRVGGRLKHAALHRDHKYPLLLPSKHHVTDLIILQEHERLLHAGIETTLSNLRSRFWPLNARNRLRKLIFNCMKCFRFQGQPLTQIMADLPKYRVTPARPFLLSGVDFAGPLEVKEWRSRKPMIHKGYVCIFICMSTKAIDLQLVSDLSSKEFINALKRFISRRGKCLQMFSDHGSNFIGASNELKAVYNLFQNNKQVLSDFASIEGFEWQFIPPASAHWGGGVGVRSEKFKTSPETRPR from the exons ATGAAG GGTCCATCTTGGCTGACATTTGATAGAGAGCAGTGGCAAGTACCGCCCCAGTTGTGTTCTGCAGTCGTTGAGGAAGCAAAGCAAGTCGCGCTGGCGTCGCATGAGGCACCTGAGTCGTACATGTCCACGGTATTCCAAAGATTTTCAAAATGGTGGCGCCTACTTCGCACCTTTGCGTATGTTTATAGATTTGTGCATAATTCCAGGCACCCTAGCAATAAATTAAAGGGCCCCATATCCATAAAGGAATTGAAAGAGGCTACTAATAAAATCGTTTTGCTGGTCCAGAAGGAAGAATTCAGCAAAGAATTCCAAATATTGACCTCTGATGTTGACAGAAATGACTGCAAGTTCACTGTCAACCAAATTAAATATCTTAACATTTTCAAGGATGAAAATGACTGTTTACGTGTCGGTGGTAGGTTGAAGCACGCGGCTCTTCACCGGGATCACAAGTATCCCTTACTGTTGCCATCGAAACATCACGTTACTGATTTAATTATATTGCAGGAACATGAACGTCTGCTCCATGCTGGTATCGAGACTACGTTGTCCAATTTGAGATCACGGTTCTGGCCGCTAAATGCGCGAAACAGACTGCGCAAGCTAATATTTAACTGCATGAAATGTTTCAGATTTCAAGGACAACCGCTGACACAAATAATGGCCGACCTGCCAAAGTACCGGGTGACGCCGGCCAGACCGTTCCTGCTGAGCGGCGTAGATTTTGCTGGGCCCCTAGAGGTAAAAGAATGGCGCAGCAGGAAGCCAATGATTCACAAAGGGTATGTCTGCATATTTATTTGCATGTCGACCAAAGCGATCGACCTCCAACTAGTCAGCGACTTGTCGTCAAAAGAATTCATTAATGctttaaaaagatttatttcTCGTCGTGGTAAATGTTTACAAATGTTTAGTGACCACGGTTCAAATTTTATAGGGGCAAGCAATGAGTTGAAAGCTGTTTACAATCTGtttcaaaacaataaacaagtttTGTCTGACTTTGCCAGTATAGAAGGTTTTGAATGGCAATTTATACCACCTGCATCAGCACATTGGGGGGGGGGCGTGGGAGTCAGGagtgaaaaatttaaaacatcacCTGAAACGCGTCCTAGGTAA
- the LOC141439318 gene encoding uncharacterized protein isoform X2: MITLSWIRADPSRWQVFVANRVAQIQELTIHLNWSYVNTVENPADAVSRGQMPQDFIKNNLWFQGPSWLTFDREQWQVPPQLCSAVVEEAKQVALASHEAPESYMSTISRTTADTNNGRPAKVPGDAGQTVPAERRRFCWAPRGKRMAQQEANDSQRVCLHIYLHVDQSDRPPTSQRLVVKRIH, encoded by the exons ATGATAACATTGTCCTGGATCAGGGCAGATCCATCACGATGGCAGGTATTTGTCGCTAATAGGGTCGCTCAAATACAGGAATTGACAATACACCTGAACTGGAGTTACGTTAACACTGTTGAAAACCCTGCAGATGCGGTGTCCAGAGGTCAAATGCCccaagattttattaaaaataatttgtggtTTCAGGGTCCATCTTGGCTGACATTTGATAGAGAGCAGTGGCAAGTACCGCCCCAGTTGTGTTCTGCAGTCGTTGAGGAAGCAAAGCAAGTCGCGCTGGCGTCGCATGAGGCACCTGAGTCGTACATGTCCACG ATTTCAAGGACAACCGCTGACACAAATAATGGCCGACCTGCCAAAGTACCGGGTGACGCCGGCCAGACCGTTCCTGCTGAGCGGCGTAGATTTTGCTGGGCCCCTAGAGGTAAAAGAATGGCGCAGCAGGAAGCCAATGATTCACAAAGGGTATGTCTGCATATTTATTTGCATGTCGACCAAAGCGATCGACCTCCAACTAGTCAGCGACTTGTCGTCAAAAGAATTCATTAA
- the LOC141439318 gene encoding uncharacterized protein isoform X4, whose translation MPHLPVIREDAITTSLRVVFNASARSNSGVSLNDVLYVGPVVQANLFEILLKFRLNKYAFICDMTKMYRQVNIKKFQSLQRILWRDPGGELKCLQLSTATYGTAPASYLATRTLLQLVEDEDFKDNR comes from the exons ATGCCACATCTGCCAGTGATAAGGGAGGACGCTATTACGACGTCATTAAGGGTAGTTTTCAATGCCTCAGCGCGATCAAATTCAGGAGTTAGCCTCAATGACGTTTTGTATGTCGGTCCTGTTGTCCAGGCAAATCTATttgaaattttgttgaaatttcgTCTGAATAAATACGCATTTATTTGTGACATGACAAAAATGTATCGCcaagtaaatattaaaaagtttcaaTCGCTACAGCGTATTCTATGGCGCGACCCTGGTGGAGAGTTGAAGTGCCTGCAGTTGAGCACCGCGACTTACGGCACTGCGCCTGCCAGCTACCTCGCGACCAGGACGCTGCTCCAGCTGGTAGAGGATGAAG ATTTCAAGGACAACCGCTGA
- the LOC141439318 gene encoding uncharacterized protein isoform X3, producing MKWPGSVNLADPDFNVSRKVDAILGINDFRLCMQDGQLNLGPNIPGLLNTTFGWIFCGNLVLTRNQLIKMPDNSVCKFLQDDLTKFWTMEELPAQHIMSSADAACEQLYVQSVSRDSTGRYEVDLPVKEEMLPKLAYSMARPWWRVEVPAVEHRDLRHCACQLPRDQDAAPAGRG from the exons ATGAAGTGGCCGGGTTCTGTCAATTTAGCCGATCCTGATTTCAATGTATCTAGAAAAGTAGATGCAATTTTAGGCATTAATGACTTCCGGTTGTGTATGCAAGATGGTCAGTTAAACTTGGGTCCAAATATTCCTGGGTTATTAAATACAACTTTTGGTTGGATTTTCTGTGGAAATCTGGTTCTGACCAGGAATCAGTTAATTAAAATGCCAGACAATTCTGTGTGCAAATTTTTACAGGATGACTTGACAAAGTTCTGGACAATGGAGGAGCTGCCTGCGCAGCACATCATGTCGAGCGCCGATGCCGCCTGCGAGCAGCTGTACGTGCAGTCCGTTTCGCGCGACTCTACGGGCAGGTATGAAGTCGACTTGCCGGTCAAAGAGGAGATGCTGCCTAAATTAG CGTATTCTATGGCGCGACCCTGGTGGAGAGTTGAAGTGCCTGCAGTTGAGCACCGCGACTTACGGCACTGCGCCTGCCAGCTACCTCGCGACCAGGACGCTGCTCCAGCTGGTAGAGGATGA
- the LOC141439318 gene encoding uncharacterized protein isoform X5 → MSSMILDDLTKFWTMEELPAQHIMSSADAACEQLYVQSVSRDSTGRYEVDLPVKEEMLPKLAYSMARPWWRVEVPAVEHRDLRHCACQLPRDQDAAPAGRG, encoded by the exons ATGTCATCGATGATTCTG GATGACTTGACAAAGTTCTGGACAATGGAGGAGCTGCCTGCGCAGCACATCATGTCGAGCGCCGATGCCGCCTGCGAGCAGCTGTACGTGCAGTCCGTTTCGCGCGACTCTACGGGCAGGTATGAAGTCGACTTGCCGGTCAAAGAGGAGATGCTGCCTAAATTAG CGTATTCTATGGCGCGACCCTGGTGGAGAGTTGAAGTGCCTGCAGTTGAGCACCGCGACTTACGGCACTGCGCCTGCCAGCTACCTCGCGACCAGGACGCTGCTCCAGCTGGTAGAGGATGA